The Candidatus Polarisedimenticolia bacterium DNA segment AAGAACTTTCCCTACCTCAAGCTCACCTTCGGCGACCCCTTTCCGCGGGTCGTTCTGGTGCGGCGCGCGCGCCTCGACAAGCATCTTTATTTCGGTCCGTTCCTGCCGGCCAGCACCGCCCGCCGCACGCTGCGGATGGTGGCGCGCTTCTTTCGCGTGGCGATCTGCCACGAGCGCCTCGACGGCAGCCGGCCGCGCCCCTGCCTTTACTACCAGCTCAACCAGTGCACGGGACCATGCGCCGGCCTGGTGAGCGCCGAAGAGTATCGCCGCCAGGTGCAGGAGGCCCGCTTGTTCCTGGAAGGCCGCAACCGCGACCTGGTCGGCCGCCTCAAGGAGCGCATGGCCGAGGCGGCGGGCGCCGAGCAGTACGAGAGCGCCGCCCACTACCGCGACTTGATTCGCTCGGTGGAAGGACTCTCCGTCCGGCAGCGCTTCACCTCCGTCGGCCTCGAGGACCAGGACTACCTGGCGCACTACCGCGAAGGCAACCGTGCCTCGCTCGAAGTTTTCCAGATGCGCGACGGCGTGGTGGCGTCACGGCGCGAATTCACCCTCGAGGGTCCGCACGATTCGGATGGGGAGCTGATCGCCGCTTACCTGCAGCAGTACTACGCGCCGCTGCCCACGGTGCCGGAGGAGGTTTTGACCCTGGGGGATCCCACGGGCAAGGAGGTGCTCGAGGAGTGGCTCTCGAGCAAGCGGGGCGGGCGTGTCCGCATTCATGCGCCGCAGCGCGGTCCCAAGAAGGCCTTCCTGCAGACGGTGGCCGAGAACGCTCGTCTCGCCTACGAGCAGGCGGCACGCTCCGACGCCACGGGCGGACTCGAGGAGTCGGAGGCGCTGCGCGAAGCGCTCGGCCTGGAGGAGCCTCCTCTGCGCATCGAAGCCTTCGACATCTCCAACATCCAGGGGACCGACTCGGTCGCCTCGATGGTGGTCTGGGAGGCGGGCAAGATGCGGCCGCAGCTGTACCGGCGCTTCCGCATCCGCTCGGTGCAGGGAGCGGATGACTTCGCGTCGCTCGCCGAGGTGGTCGGCCGGCGCTACACGCGGCTGCTGCGCGAGGGGAAGGACCTGCCGGACCTCGTCCTGATCGATGGCGGCAAAGGGCAGCTCCATTCGGCGGCCCACGCCCTGGAGCGTCTCGACCTGGTCA contains these protein-coding regions:
- the uvrC gene encoding excinuclease ABC subunit UvrC, with protein sequence MAPFPPSPDSALGQKLSSLPDHPGVYVYRDARGRVLYVGKAKSLRGRVRSYFQKGMEHPPRTAALVAEVADLEMILTGSEREALILENNLIKRERPRYNVLLRDDKNFPYLKLTFGDPFPRVVLVRRARLDKHLYFGPFLPASTARRTLRMVARFFRVAICHERLDGSRPRPCLYYQLNQCTGPCAGLVSAEEYRRQVQEARLFLEGRNRDLVGRLKERMAEAAGAEQYESAAHYRDLIRSVEGLSVRQRFTSVGLEDQDYLAHYREGNRASLEVFQMRDGVVASRREFTLEGPHDSDGELIAAYLQQYYAPLPTVPEEVLTLGDPTGKEVLEEWLSSKRGGRVRIHAPQRGPKKAFLQTVAENARLAYEQAARSDATGGLEESEALREALGLEEPPLRIEAFDISNIQGTDSVASMVVWEAGKMRPQLYRRFRIRSVQGADDFASLAEVVGRRYTRLLREGKDLPDLVLIDGGKGQLHSAAHALERLDLVTLPVVSIAKREEILYLEGKSGEIVLERSSPALKLVQRIRDEAHRFAVTYHRKVRARRTLTTRLYEVPGIGVTRARRLLTTFGSVRGILSADPQRLEKEVGR